In the genome of Hymenobacter cellulosivorans, one region contains:
- a CDS encoding STAS/SEC14 domain-containing protein has product MIQELTSPTGRVYLTVETDTENKWILVNWMGYLTSDSIKAGAAAYTAALAKSGFSCVLNDTREVRGPWDHSIDWVVNEWAPNAAAAGLRYFAMITTPETLAQESASSFYEQLTAFHAEVFDNREAAQQWLRSVCS; this is encoded by the coding sequence ATGATTCAGGAATTAACCTCACCCACTGGCCGCGTCTACCTTACCGTGGAAACCGATACCGAGAACAAATGGATTCTGGTAAACTGGATGGGGTATCTGACGAGCGACAGTATCAAGGCCGGCGCGGCGGCTTACACGGCGGCCTTGGCTAAATCCGGCTTTTCCTGCGTGCTGAACGATACCCGGGAGGTGCGCGGCCCCTGGGACCATTCCATAGACTGGGTGGTCAATGAGTGGGCCCCAAATGCAGCCGCAGCCGGCTTGCGCTACTTTGCCATGATCACTACGCCCGAAACCCTGGCCCAGGAGTCGGCTTCCAGCTTTTACGAGCAGCTGACGGCCTTTCATGCCGAGGTATTCGACAACCGTGAAGCGGCGCAGCAGTGGCTGCGCTCGGTATGTTCCTAG
- a CDS encoding shikimate kinase: MRLYLIGMPGAGKTTLGRALATAYGLPFRDLDQEIVRLEQRSIPDIFAAEGEAYFRQREAAVLREVVAELPGLVLATGGGTPCFHQNMDLLLETGYTLYLYAPLEELVRRLQQGAASRPLLAQAGSPEALENRLRETLAVREQFYSRAPLRCSGAACTVAAVQRLLAQYQTSS; the protein is encoded by the coding sequence ATGCGTCTGTATTTGATTGGAATGCCAGGGGCGGGCAAAACGACGCTGGGCCGGGCGCTGGCTACGGCCTACGGGCTGCCGTTCCGGGACCTTGACCAGGAAATCGTGCGGCTTGAACAGCGCAGCATCCCCGATATTTTTGCGGCTGAGGGAGAAGCGTACTTTCGGCAGCGCGAAGCCGCCGTGCTGCGGGAAGTGGTGGCCGAGCTGCCCGGGCTGGTGCTGGCTACGGGCGGCGGGACGCCCTGTTTTCACCAGAATATGGACCTATTGCTCGAAACCGGCTACACGCTGTACCTGTACGCCCCGCTGGAAGAGCTGGTCCGGCGACTGCAGCAAGGTGCCGCCAGTCGGCCGCTGCTGGCCCAGGCCGGCAGCCCCGAAGCGCTGGAGAATCGTCTGCGCGAAACCTTAGCGGTGCGCGAACAGTTTTATAGCCGCGCGCCGCTCCGCTGCTCGGGTGCAGCCTGTACGGTGGCGGCGGTGCAGCGCCTGCTGGCTCAGTATCAAACCAGCAGCTAA
- a CDS encoding ABC transporter permease, with product MISFVLRRLLQGILVLAGVALTVFFLFTVLPGDPVALLAGQRSDVATRAAIAADLGLDQPVPVQLVGYLNDVSPLGLHPRDSAGVAKYGGVALLPLGEKSVVLKVPYLRRSFQSNKDVLRILLDHFTGTLWLALAAMLLAAVLGIAFGVIAALKPHSWLDRALITTSVLGISVPSFVAGILIAMTFGFYWSHWTGLNLTGQLYETDPFTGRHLVLRNLLLPAFALGIRPLAVITQLTRSSMLDVLSQDYIRTARAKGLSGYRVVVGHALKNALNPVITAVSGWLASLMAGAFFIEYIFNWKGLGTVTLRAVENLDFPVVMGATIFIAFLFVVVNIVVDVLYAVLDPRVKLS from the coding sequence ATGATTTCTTTCGTGCTGCGTCGGCTGTTGCAGGGAATACTGGTGCTGGCCGGCGTGGCCCTGACCGTATTCTTTCTCTTCACCGTGCTGCCCGGCGACCCGGTGGCCCTGCTGGCCGGCCAACGCTCGGATGTAGCTACCCGCGCCGCCATTGCCGCCGACCTGGGCCTCGACCAGCCCGTGCCGGTGCAGCTGGTGGGCTACCTCAACGATGTGTCGCCGCTGGGCCTGCACCCGCGCGACTCGGCCGGGGTGGCCAAGTACGGGGGCGTGGCTTTGCTGCCGCTGGGCGAAAAATCGGTGGTGCTGAAGGTGCCGTATCTGCGCCGCTCGTTTCAAAGCAATAAGGACGTACTGCGCATCCTGCTCGACCATTTTACCGGCACGCTCTGGCTGGCGCTGGCGGCTATGCTGCTGGCAGCAGTGCTGGGCATAGCCTTTGGAGTAATAGCCGCCCTCAAGCCCCACTCCTGGCTCGACCGGGCCCTGATTACGACGTCGGTGTTGGGCATCTCGGTGCCCTCGTTTGTGGCCGGCATCCTGATTGCCATGACCTTCGGCTTTTACTGGAGCCACTGGACCGGGCTCAACCTGACCGGGCAGCTCTACGAAACGGACCCCTTTACGGGCCGCCACCTGGTGCTGCGCAATCTGCTGCTACCAGCCTTTGCCCTGGGCATCCGGCCCCTGGCCGTTATTACCCAGCTCACCCGCAGCTCCATGCTCGATGTGCTTAGCCAGGACTACATCCGCACGGCCCGGGCCAAGGGCCTGTCGGGCTACCGGGTGGTGGTGGGCCACGCCCTGAAAAACGCCCTGAACCCGGTTATCACGGCCGTATCGGGCTGGCTGGCTTCACTTATGGCGGGGGCTTTCTTTATCGAGTACATCTTCAACTGGAAAGGCCTGGGTACCGTTACGCTGCGGGCCGTTGAAAACCTGGATTTCCCGGTTGTGATGGGCGCTACTATCTTCATTGCCTTCCTCTTCGTGGTTGTCAACATCGTCGTCGACGTGCTCTACGCCGTGCTGGACCCGCGGGTGAAGCTGAGTTAA
- a CDS encoding BT_3928 family protein: MKSITRICWLLLGGLFIFSGLVKLNDPIGTAYKLEEYFEVFAASVPSLAGFFLWFKSSARMLSLTLSSLEVILGVALLLRWYLRKTLWVLLVLLVFFTFLTFYSAAFNKVTDCGCFGDFIKLTPWTSFSKDVFLLVLWAVVFFNQRYLRRVFARGMLGIMYMTLASAVAIGIGVRALGHLPYFDFLPYKVGNDIGKLMKPSEAMRYKYIMERNGTTQEFTEYPTDTTWKYKQMVALNPESAPKITDFKVWNDQGDYTQELLKGNKLVLIVQSTDHADRDRFLKINQLISAADSSQKKITPLVITSSSPAEFDAFRHEVNLSAPFYYADATVLKSMIRSNPGFMLLKDGVVKGKFHYHDIPDRAKLEELL, from the coding sequence ATGAAATCTATTACCCGAATCTGCTGGCTGCTGCTAGGCGGCCTGTTTATCTTCTCCGGGCTGGTCAAGCTCAACGACCCTATCGGCACGGCCTACAAGCTGGAAGAATACTTTGAGGTGTTTGCCGCCTCCGTGCCCAGCCTGGCCGGCTTCTTCCTCTGGTTTAAGAGCAGCGCCCGGATGTTGTCCCTGACGCTGAGCTCCCTGGAAGTAATTTTGGGTGTGGCGCTGCTGCTGCGCTGGTACCTGCGCAAAACCCTGTGGGTGCTGCTCGTGCTGCTGGTCTTCTTCACCTTCCTGACCTTCTACTCGGCCGCCTTCAACAAGGTAACGGACTGCGGCTGCTTCGGCGACTTTATCAAGCTCACGCCCTGGACCTCGTTCTCGAAGGACGTGTTCTTGCTGGTGCTCTGGGCCGTAGTGTTCTTCAATCAGCGCTACCTGCGCCGGGTGTTTGCCCGCGGCATGCTGGGCATCATGTACATGACCTTGGCTTCGGCCGTGGCCATCGGTATCGGGGTGCGGGCTCTGGGCCACTTGCCCTACTTCGATTTCCTGCCTTACAAGGTCGGCAACGATATCGGCAAGCTGATGAAACCCTCGGAGGCCATGCGCTACAAGTATATCATGGAGCGCAACGGCACTACTCAGGAGTTTACCGAGTATCCCACCGACACGACCTGGAAGTACAAGCAGATGGTAGCTTTGAACCCGGAGTCGGCCCCGAAAATCACCGATTTCAAGGTCTGGAACGACCAGGGCGACTACACCCAGGAACTGCTCAAGGGCAACAAGCTGGTACTTATCGTGCAGAGCACCGACCACGCCGACCGGGACCGGTTCCTGAAAATCAACCAGCTGATTTCGGCGGCCGATTCGTCGCAAAAGAAGATTACCCCGTTGGTCATCACCAGCAGCAGCCCGGCCGAATTCGACGCTTTCCGCCACGAGGTCAACCTGTCGGCACCCTTTTACTACGCCGATGCCACGGTGCTCAAATCCATGATTCGCTCCAACCCGGGCTTTATGCTGCTCAAGGACGGCGTGGTAAAGGGCAAATTCCACTACCACGACATTCCGGACCGCGCCAAGCTGGAAGAGCTGCTGTAG
- the folP gene encoding dihydropteroate synthase produces MSAQAAKDTCFSPRQTLRCPGGRVLHLASPQVMGILNLTPDSFFAKSRVAGHDDLLHRAEAMLEAGASILDVGGYSSRPGAEHISEDEEKSRVLPAVEALRRAFPQAFLSIDTFRSGVACAAVAAGADIINDISGGELDEAMFATAGHLQVPYVLMHMRGTPQTMQQLTSYPDGLVLELVRYFRDKVARLRAAGVADIILDPGFGFAKTATQNHELLGRLRELQLLGLPILAGLSRKAMVYKPLGLTPDSALSGTVAVNTIALLNGARLLRVHDVAEAVQTIRLVSRTLNPSSP; encoded by the coding sequence ATGTCTGCCCAGGCCGCGAAAGATACGTGTTTTTCTCCGAGGCAAACGCTGCGTTGCCCCGGTGGGCGCGTCCTGCATCTGGCCTCGCCCCAGGTCATGGGCATCCTGAATCTAACCCCGGATTCCTTCTTCGCCAAGAGCCGTGTGGCCGGCCACGACGACCTGCTGCACCGGGCCGAAGCCATGCTCGAAGCCGGCGCCAGCATCCTCGACGTGGGCGGTTACTCGTCGCGCCCCGGGGCTGAGCACATTTCCGAAGACGAGGAGAAAAGCCGGGTGCTGCCCGCCGTGGAAGCCCTACGCCGCGCGTTTCCCCAGGCGTTTCTGTCCATCGACACCTTCCGGAGCGGGGTAGCCTGCGCGGCCGTGGCCGCCGGGGCCGACATCATCAACGACATCAGCGGCGGGGAGCTCGACGAGGCCATGTTTGCCACTGCCGGCCATTTGCAAGTGCCCTACGTGCTGATGCACATGCGCGGCACGCCCCAGACCATGCAGCAGCTTACCAGCTACCCCGACGGCCTGGTGCTGGAACTGGTGCGTTACTTCCGCGACAAAGTAGCCCGGCTGCGCGCGGCCGGCGTCGCCGACATCATCCTGGACCCCGGTTTCGGCTTTGCCAAAACGGCCACCCAAAACCACGAGCTGCTCGGCCGGCTGCGGGAACTCCAACTGCTGGGCCTGCCGATCCTGGCGGGCCTTTCGCGCAAGGCTATGGTTTACAAGCCGCTGGGCCTGACGCCCGACTCGGCTTTGAGCGGAACCGTAGCCGTGAATACCATTGCCCTGCTCAACGGTGCCCGGCTCTTGCGCGTACACGACGTAGCCGAAGCCGTGCAAACCATTCGGCTGGTTTCCCGCACCCTGAATCCCTCGTCTCCGTGA
- a CDS encoding beta-1,3-glucanase family protein produces the protein MKTRTRTAWRSLLVLLSTLLFSATSWAQGSIPFTIANNSPFPDSDLYVAIVGKDAAGNHLWINAANGQVLPMSASYNTVTGPTYNGNTGPGQNSKYAACFTRLSNIPNKTFTLPYIAGCRVFIAQGQQLYLYFFGASGAPSGYAAPDFQNPNDPNKGIRYEFIELTNNQYGFFGNHTRVDSYHYPMGLELWGNGYYKRAGELKSHADILAAYQSFAPSAFQSLLNTSAGTITCPGKSPAFQAGGAQSNYFGAYIDAIWNKYVNEDLIFYAGDAGVFKGRISGGRLTVVGQSGGFAGRTGIVARKPTTQEVLEGKGVLDQRVGDGDLDLVIQSQLCAAINRHVVNTTTPNPGQQNWYNAGQYYLADPTNHYARFWHQGGISVDNLNYGFAYDDVNDQSSSLHTPQPTKVVATFGGFAGSTPPPPATGVATMYKDCNYTGTAVALPVGDYNLAALQSRGILDNDVSSLKVNSGYEVVLYENDNFTGGTLTVGSAGNGCLVNNPLGTGNWNDKATSLRVRTTTSSTFSITLQAEAANVNNGMTVETTTDTGGGQNMGYVDAGDYLVWNGINFPTTGQYLIEYRVASGGAGGTISSDLNAGTTQFGNTTIPGTGGWQNWTTVSKTVTINAGTYNFGVFAQSGGWNINWVRITKVNSAARTTLAASAKSNPEVLQLYPNPVVDQLYLSASLDMAGSQYRILDVSGRTMSSGTVSGQTVETAQLPAGIYTLQVTTADQQQILRRFVKSK, from the coding sequence ATGAAAACCCGTACGCGTACCGCGTGGCGAAGCCTGTTGGTTTTGCTCAGCACCCTGCTCTTTTCGGCCACCAGCTGGGCCCAGGGCAGCATTCCGTTTACCATCGCCAACAACTCTCCTTTCCCGGATTCGGACCTCTACGTGGCCATCGTCGGCAAAGACGCGGCCGGCAACCACCTCTGGATCAACGCGGCCAACGGGCAGGTATTGCCCATGTCGGCCTCGTACAATACTGTAACCGGACCAACCTACAACGGCAACACCGGGCCGGGGCAGAACTCCAAGTACGCGGCCTGCTTCACCCGCTTGAGCAACATCCCGAACAAAACCTTTACCCTGCCCTACATTGCTGGCTGCCGGGTTTTCATTGCCCAGGGCCAGCAGCTGTATCTGTACTTCTTCGGTGCATCGGGCGCACCTTCGGGCTACGCCGCCCCCGATTTTCAGAACCCTAACGACCCGAACAAAGGCATCCGCTACGAGTTTATCGAGCTGACTAACAACCAGTACGGCTTCTTCGGCAACCACACCCGCGTAGACTCCTACCACTACCCGATGGGGCTGGAGCTGTGGGGCAACGGCTACTACAAGCGCGCCGGTGAGCTGAAAAGCCACGCCGACATCCTAGCTGCCTACCAGAGCTTTGCGCCCTCAGCATTTCAGAGCCTGCTCAATACCTCGGCCGGCACCATTACCTGCCCCGGTAAGTCGCCGGCGTTTCAGGCTGGCGGGGCTCAGTCCAACTACTTCGGCGCTTACATCGACGCCATCTGGAACAAGTACGTCAACGAAGACCTAATTTTCTATGCCGGCGACGCGGGCGTGTTCAAGGGCCGCATCAGTGGTGGCCGGCTCACGGTGGTAGGCCAGTCGGGCGGCTTCGCGGGCCGCACGGGCATCGTGGCGCGCAAGCCCACGACGCAGGAAGTACTAGAAGGCAAGGGCGTCCTCGACCAGCGTGTAGGCGATGGGGACCTCGACCTGGTAATACAGTCGCAGCTATGCGCGGCCATCAACCGGCACGTGGTGAATACGACCACGCCCAACCCCGGCCAGCAGAACTGGTACAATGCCGGGCAGTACTACCTGGCTGACCCAACCAACCACTACGCCCGCTTCTGGCACCAGGGCGGCATCAGCGTGGATAACCTGAACTACGGCTTCGCCTACGACGATGTGAACGACCAATCGTCGAGCTTGCACACGCCCCAGCCGACTAAGGTTGTAGCTACTTTCGGCGGCTTCGCTGGTTCTACTCCACCGCCTCCGGCTACGGGCGTAGCTACCATGTACAAGGACTGCAACTACACCGGCACGGCCGTAGCCCTGCCCGTGGGCGACTACAATCTGGCCGCCCTGCAAAGCCGGGGCATTCTCGACAACGACGTATCCTCGCTGAAGGTGAACAGCGGCTACGAGGTAGTGCTCTACGAAAACGACAACTTCACCGGCGGCACGCTCACGGTGGGCAGTGCTGGTAACGGCTGCTTGGTAAACAACCCGCTGGGCACCGGCAACTGGAACGACAAGGCGACTTCGCTGCGGGTGCGCACCACTACGTCCTCCACGTTTAGCATAACCTTGCAGGCCGAAGCGGCCAACGTGAACAACGGTATGACGGTAGAAACCACCACGGATACGGGCGGCGGCCAGAATATGGGCTACGTAGACGCCGGCGACTACCTAGTTTGGAACGGCATCAATTTCCCCACCACCGGCCAGTACCTGATTGAGTACCGCGTAGCCAGCGGCGGGGCGGGTGGCACCATTTCTTCCGACCTCAACGCCGGTACTACGCAATTCGGCAACACGACCATCCCCGGTACCGGCGGCTGGCAGAACTGGACCACCGTGTCGAAAACGGTGACCATCAACGCGGGTACTTACAACTTTGGCGTCTTTGCCCAGTCGGGCGGCTGGAACATCAACTGGGTCCGCATCACCAAGGTCAACAGCGCAGCCCGCACCACGCTGGCTGCCTCGGCCAAGAGCAACCCGGAAGTCCTGCAGCTTTATCCCAACCCGGTAGTAGACCAGCTCTATCTGAGTGCCTCGCTGGATATGGCCGGTAGCCAGTACCGCATCCTGGACGTCAGCGGCCGCACGATGAGCAGCGGCACTGTAAGCGGCCAGACTGTGGAAACCGCCCAGCTACCGGCGGGCATCTACACCCTGCAGGTCACGACTGCCGACCAGCAGCAGATTCTGCGGCGCTTCGTTAAGAGCAAATAA
- a CDS encoding TonB family protein, whose product MTAIRLILALSGVLLPAAAYAQTTTMPDAAPAAVKYDRLPEYIGGSEKMLQDLGRNTRYAAAALRARAEGKVNVTFIVDATGSATDMRVLDSSSPLLNESALQAVRALGKFRPAMQGGQAVPAPMTIPISFKIMQSGPAKPIAVAPVAAVQPQANTLVGSTTVEKIASFRDSTYQLATKKSLVQRHYFTYDVAGQPATHRVDVVENGKVISSNTWRYEYAKSGPLLTKINADGRRRYSFSYDNAGQLTKITQQYRPRDKWELMSETLLERQPGPDGTTQLAFSLSTKRYEGMSSFGRTDYTLNAEGSLVASTVRGFNYKPLEKPWTYSFEYDSSPNPLHNLFPSAGSPLEVEDSGLHNLIRKQKHDQSARPSTSTYSYTYTAHGNPVEGVGRNSSQRPYRYLTYRYANITVPAARSGAATSATGLTVFPNPASSKTTVTAKGIGRGEATLRLYDATGQLQRQASFATTSAEQAETILSVSGLASGVYTVEIAGPAATASGKLLVP is encoded by the coding sequence ATGACTGCCATTAGACTTATCCTGGCCCTGAGCGGCGTCTTGCTGCCTGCCGCGGCCTACGCGCAAACGACTACCATGCCCGACGCCGCACCGGCCGCTGTGAAGTACGACCGGCTACCGGAGTATATCGGGGGCAGCGAAAAGATGCTGCAAGACCTAGGTCGCAATACGCGCTACGCGGCGGCGGCCCTGCGCGCCCGGGCCGAAGGCAAGGTCAACGTCACGTTCATCGTGGACGCCACGGGCTCTGCAACCGACATGCGGGTGCTGGATTCGTCTTCGCCCTTGCTCAATGAGTCGGCCCTGCAGGCGGTGCGGGCCCTGGGCAAGTTTCGGCCGGCTATGCAGGGCGGCCAGGCCGTACCAGCCCCGATGACGATTCCCATTAGCTTCAAGATAATGCAGTCCGGTCCGGCTAAGCCCATAGCCGTGGCCCCGGTAGCGGCCGTGCAGCCCCAGGCCAACACGCTGGTCGGCAGCACCACGGTGGAGAAAATTGCCAGCTTCCGGGACTCGACCTACCAGCTGGCAACCAAGAAGAGTCTGGTGCAGCGGCACTATTTCACGTACGACGTGGCGGGGCAGCCCGCCACCCACCGTGTGGATGTAGTGGAAAACGGTAAAGTAATATCGTCTAATACTTGGCGCTACGAGTACGCCAAAAGCGGGCCGCTGCTGACTAAAATCAACGCGGATGGGCGTCGGCGCTACAGCTTCAGCTATGACAATGCGGGGCAGCTCACCAAAATAACCCAGCAGTACCGGCCCCGGGACAAATGGGAGCTGATGAGTGAAACGCTGCTGGAGCGGCAGCCGGGCCCGGACGGGACCACGCAGCTGGCTTTTTCGCTGAGTACGAAGCGGTACGAGGGCATGAGCAGCTTCGGCCGCACCGACTACACCCTGAATGCGGAGGGCAGCCTGGTGGCTTCCACCGTGCGGGGCTTCAACTACAAGCCGCTGGAAAAGCCCTGGACGTATTCTTTCGAGTACGATTCCAGCCCCAATCCTCTGCACAATCTGTTTCCCTCGGCCGGCTCGCCGTTGGAAGTAGAGGATAGCGGCCTGCACAACCTGATCCGTAAACAGAAGCACGACCAGTCGGCTCGGCCTTCCACCTCTACCTACAGCTACACTTACACGGCCCACGGCAACCCAGTCGAGGGCGTGGGGCGCAACAGCTCCCAGCGGCCCTACCGCTACCTGACGTACCGCTACGCCAACATAACGGTGCCGGCCGCTCGCAGCGGAGCCGCCACGTCTGCTACGGGCCTCACGGTGTTTCCGAACCCGGCTTCCTCCAAAACCACGGTGACGGCCAAGGGCATCGGGCGGGGCGAGGCCACGCTGCGGTTGTACGACGCCACCGGGCAGCTGCAGCGGCAGGCCTCCTTTGCCACCACCTCCGCCGAGCAGGCCGAAACCATCTTGTCGGTAAGTGGCCTGGCCAGCGGTGTGTACACGGTGGAAATAGCCGGGCCCGCCGCCACGGCCTCCGGCAAGCTGCTGGTGCCGTAA
- a CDS encoding DUF1599 domain-containing protein, with the protein MSNQTQHEYDQVIGKCRSLFLAKTHDYGTAWRIMRLPSVTDQIYIKAQRIRSIQEKGVQLVADGVDEEFVAIINYCVMALMQLRLPADAPLDLETEAVAAAYDEQVAENRRLLFAKNHDYGEAWRQMRVESITDIILMKLHRTKQIEDLAGLTRVSEGVDANYRDMLNYAVFALIKLGYSA; encoded by the coding sequence TTGAGTAACCAAACCCAGCACGAGTACGACCAGGTGATTGGCAAATGCCGCAGCCTGTTCCTGGCCAAGACCCACGACTATGGCACCGCGTGGCGCATCATGCGCCTGCCTTCCGTCACCGACCAGATTTACATCAAGGCCCAGCGTATCCGCTCCATTCAGGAGAAAGGCGTGCAGCTCGTGGCCGATGGCGTAGATGAGGAGTTCGTGGCCATTATCAACTACTGCGTTATGGCCCTGATGCAGCTGCGCCTGCCCGCCGACGCGCCCCTGGACCTGGAAACCGAAGCCGTGGCCGCCGCATACGACGAGCAGGTGGCCGAAAACCGCCGCCTGCTGTTTGCCAAAAACCACGACTACGGCGAGGCTTGGCGGCAGATGCGCGTCGAAAGCATCACCGACATTATCCTCATGAAGCTGCACCGCACCAAGCAGATTGAAGATTTGGCTGGCCTCACCCGCGTATCGGAAGGCGTGGACGCCAACTACCGCGACATGCTCAACTACGCCGTATTTGCCCTGATTAAGCTGGGATATAGCGCCTAG
- a CDS encoding sterol desaturase family protein, with protein sequence MNSASSTSALEVAPDPVKTPDQIKPKHKGSAQLFKNPVLERLTHTHIALPVSIFLLTAAGSLYYGITRGFISGLSAFGLFLLGWFMFTYVEYAMHRYLYHIPATTPKRAKFQYTMHGVHHEYPKDKTRLAMPPIITVFVASLLFFIFRFVFSSYAFGILAGFTFGYALYLFVHYAIHAYAPPKNFLKVWWTHHAQHHYRQDEIAFGVSSTLWDHIIGTMPKKTNG encoded by the coding sequence ATGAATTCCGCTTCTTCTACCTCAGCCCTCGAAGTAGCTCCCGACCCAGTAAAAACACCTGACCAGATTAAACCCAAGCACAAGGGTTCGGCGCAGTTGTTTAAAAACCCGGTGTTGGAGCGGCTGACGCACACCCACATTGCCCTGCCGGTATCCATCTTCTTGCTGACGGCGGCCGGGAGCTTATACTATGGCATTACCCGCGGCTTTATCAGCGGGCTGTCGGCTTTCGGACTGTTCCTGCTGGGATGGTTCATGTTCACGTACGTGGAGTACGCCATGCACCGCTACCTCTACCACATTCCGGCCACCACGCCGAAGCGGGCCAAATTTCAGTACACCATGCACGGCGTGCACCACGAGTATCCCAAGGACAAGACCCGCCTAGCCATGCCGCCCATCATCACGGTATTCGTGGCGTCGTTGTTGTTCTTTATTTTCCGCTTCGTTTTCAGTAGCTACGCTTTCGGTATTCTGGCTGGCTTCACGTTCGGTTACGCGCTGTATCTGTTTGTGCACTACGCCATTCACGCCTACGCACCTCCGAAGAACTTTCTGAAGGTGTGGTGGACGCACCACGCCCAGCACCACTACCGGCAGGATGAAATTGCCTTCGGCGTTTCGTCTACCCTCTGGGACCATATCATCGGAACCATGCCCAAGAAGACCAACGGCTAA
- the cdaA gene encoding diadenylate cyclase CdaA, translating into MIGTFSIGFLRIGWIDVVDVLLVTVLFYQLYKLLTGSVALKIFLGLMSIYLLYLVVKAAGMELLTSILGQFMSVGVLASIILFQQEIRRFLLTIGKATAFDRMRVFPWRRDAPAERMSITPFVEAAKSLAGKNTGALIAFQMVSDLKFYGDSGDLIDATVSKRLLMSIFNKTSPLHDGAVIISNNRIKAARCILPVSENPDVPASMGLRHRAAIGLTEVTDSVVLVVSEETGQISLVRGGEVFRNLSSSDLRARLNEFLFDAAPDRPAPRPRRRK; encoded by the coding sequence GTGATTGGCACCTTCAGCATCGGCTTCCTGCGCATCGGCTGGATAGACGTCGTGGACGTGCTGCTGGTTACGGTGCTGTTTTACCAGCTCTACAAGCTGCTGACGGGAAGCGTGGCGCTGAAGATTTTCCTGGGGCTCATGTCCATCTACCTGCTCTACCTGGTGGTGAAAGCCGCCGGCATGGAACTGCTCACCAGTATCCTGGGGCAGTTTATGAGCGTGGGCGTGCTGGCCAGCATTATTTTGTTTCAGCAGGAAATCCGCCGCTTTCTGCTAACGATTGGCAAGGCCACGGCCTTCGACCGGATGCGGGTGTTCCCATGGCGGCGCGACGCGCCCGCCGAGCGCATGAGCATCACGCCCTTCGTGGAAGCGGCTAAAAGCTTGGCCGGCAAAAACACCGGGGCCCTGATTGCCTTCCAGATGGTGTCGGATCTGAAGTTCTACGGTGACTCCGGCGACCTGATCGACGCCACCGTGAGCAAGCGCCTGCTCATGTCGATTTTCAACAAGACCTCGCCCCTGCACGACGGGGCCGTCATTATCAGCAACAACCGCATCAAGGCCGCCCGCTGCATTCTGCCCGTGAGCGAGAACCCCGACGTGCCCGCCTCCATGGGGTTGCGCCACCGCGCTGCCATCGGCCTGACGGAAGTAACCGACTCGGTAGTGCTGGTGGTAAGCGAAGAAACCGGGCAGATTTCGCTGGTGCGGGGCGGGGAAGTGTTCCGCAACCTGTCCTCGTCCGATTTGCGGGCCCGCCTCAACGAGTTCCTCTTCGACGCCGCCCCCGACCGGCCAGCACCTCGGCCTCGGCGGCGGAAGTAG